ACAGCATCCTGAAACACATCACGGGCCAGCTCCAGGTCGCCTCCCATCCGGCGCACCATCCTCGCCACTCTGGGGAGGGTACTGATGTACAGTTCCTTCAGCTGTTGCTCGTTGTCATGAAACATAACTCCTGTTTTTATATAAGTGTCAGGAACAAGGTAAATATCACCCAAAATTCAGGAAAAAATTTAAAATACAGGCCGGAGCCGGCTCTGGCTTGTATTTTCCGGTTATTTTCTTGTACAAATGCCTCAATACTATGACCGTCTGTTATTTTTTTTTACCTTTAACACGTGAAAAAAGCTGCTATAGTATTATTGGCGCTCTATTTTTTGGGCACTACTGAAGCAGGGCAGATCCTCAAGCTGCCGCTGCTGGTGGAGCATTATGTGAAACATAAAGCAGATGATCCCAATATCACTATCTTTTCTTTTTTGAAGATGCACTATACAGGGCCCGTGGTATATGATGCGGACTATGCGCAGGACATGCAATTACCATTTAAAACCTGTCTGAACTTTTTCACGATCACTCCTCCCAGTATTTTACCTGTCACGCCACAATATACATTCAAGGTTCCTGTTGTCAGGGCGCCGCGGCGAAAGATCATAAATGACGAAGTACCCCCTTATTTATATCAACCTGATATATTTCAACCTCCCCAGGCTTAATACAGCATCCGTTATATTTTATTATTTCAACAACAACCGCGCTGGCATTAGCTGCCGGCAGTATTGTTGCTGATCTGTCATCATTAACAATGACAAACATTTGCAGGCATCGCCGAAGCGGGCGTATATCCTGAACCGTTAGTGCTATAACATTCCGGGCATTCAGTTGTTGGGAATAAAGCAGTAGCTGTTCAAGTATACCTCCCTGATGCGCCATTTGTTTATTCCAATAAATAATCATGCTAAATAAGATCATTCATTTTTCTGTCAGGAATAAGCTGATCATTATACTTTTTATGATAGGGCTGATCAGCTGGGGCAGTTATTCTGTCACGCAGCTGCCGATCGATGCTGTTCCGGACATCACCAATAACCAGGTACTGGTGATCACTACGGCGCCTAGTCTGGGCGCGCCCGATGTGGAACGTTTCATTACCGTGCCAATAGAACAGGCTACCCGTAACATACCCGGGATTATTGAACAGAGAAGCTTTTCCCGCTTTGGCCTTAGCCTTGTGACGATTGTATTCAATGATAAAACAGATGTATACTGGGCCAGGCAGCAGGTCAGCGAACGGCTTGGTCCGGTGCGCGCACAGATTCCGCCGGGAATGGGAGATCCGCAGCTGGGGCCTGTGACAACGGGCCTCGGTGAAATATACCAATACATGGTAAAGCCCAAGCCTGGTTATGAAGGCAGATACGATCTGATGAAGCTGAGGGATATACAGGACTGGACCGTCAGGCGGCAACTGCTGGGCGTGGAAGGAGTGGCCGATGTGAGCAGCTTCGGCGGCGAAGTAAAACAATATGAAGTAGCCGTAGACCCGGAAAAACTGAGGGCGCTGGGACTAACGGTAACGGACGTATTTAACAGCCTGCAGAATAATAACCAGAATACCGGAGGTGCTTATATAGAGAAGGGACCCAACGTGGTGTTCATCCGCAGTGAAGGTCTTGCCAAAAGCATTGCCGATATCAACAACATCGTCGTAAAACGCATAAATAACGGCGTGCCGCTGCTGATAAGGGATGTAGCCAAAGTGCAGTTCGGACATGCAGTAAAGTATGGGGCGATGCTCTACAACGACCAGGGCGAGGTAGCCGGTGCAGTAGTAATGATGTTGAAAGGAGAAAACAGCGCGAAAGTAATTGCCGGTATAAAAGATAAAGTAAAAGAGATAGAAAAGACGCTCCCTGAAGGTGTGATGATCGAGGAATTCCTGGATCGCACCAAAATGGTAGATAACGCCATTTCAACCGTAGAGCGTAACCTGATAGAAGGCGCATTGATCGTGATCCTGGTGCTGGTGATATTCATGGGAAATATCCGGGCGGGGTTGATTGTAGCCTCGGTGATCCCACTGGCCATGCTGTTTGCCATCATCATGATGAACCTGTTCGGCGTGAGTGGCAACCTGATGAGCCTGGGTGCGCTCGACTTTGGCTTGCTGGTCGACGGTGCCGTGATTATCATCGAAGCCGTCATGCATAAGCTGACCAAAGGCGCTGCGCTGAGTGGCGCCACTACCCTCACGCAGGAACAAATGGACAATGAAGTGGAAACCTCCGCACGCACGATGATGAACAGCGCCGCATTCGGTCAGATCATCATCCTGATCGTGTATCTGCCCATCCTTTCCCTACAGGGCATTGAAGGAAAAATGTTCAGGCCTATGGCGGAAACAGTATCCTTTGCCATTATAGGCGCCTTCATATTATCGCTTACCTATGTGCCGATGATGGGCGCCCTGGTGCTGAATAAAAAACTCAATCATAAAGACAGTATCGCCGACCGGATGATGCGCAGGATACAACGCCTGTATGATCCCATTCTGAAGCGTACACTACGTGTGCCCGTTCCCGTTGTAGCCACTGCCTTTGTATTATTCGCCGGGGCAATACTGGTGTTGAGCTCACTGGGCGGGGAATTCATCCCTCAGCTGGAAGAAGGGGATTTTGCGGTAGATACCCGTTTACTGACAGGTTCATCGCTGACCAATACCATCAATACAACTCAGAAATCGGCGCGGGTGTTGCTGGATAAGTTTCCGGAGGTGCAGAAGGTGGTCACCAAGATAGGTTCCGGAGAGATCCCTACAGATCCCATGCCGATGGAAGCAGCAGATATGATGGTGATATTAAAGCCAAAGAAAGAATGGACCAGTGCTAAGTCTTTTCCGGAGCTGGCCGGTAAAATGAGCAGTGCGCTGGAAGAAATACCCGGCATTGCCACCGGATTCCAGTTCCCGGTACAGATGCGTTTCAACGAGCTGATGACCGGCGCCAGGCAGGATGTAGTGTGCAAGATCTTTGGGGACGACCTGGATACGCTCTCCCACTTTGCTGATAAACTGGGGAAGGTGATACAAACCATCAATGGGGCTACTGATCTGTATACAGAAACAGTAACCGGGATTCCACAGCTGGTGGTGACGTATAACCGGGAAGCGATTGCAAAATTCGGCGCCTCAGTGAATGATATCAATAACACCCTGCAATCGGCCTATGCAGGGGCGACCGCCGGATTGATATTTGAGGGCGACCGCCGCTATGACCTGGTCATCCGTATGAACGACCGGCAGCGGCGGGATGCAGGTGAAATCGGTAATCTGCCGGTGGGACTGCCCGGCGGGCAGCAGGTGCCGTTGAATATGCTGGCGCATATTGAATTGCAGGATGGCCCCTATCAGATCCAGCGCGAAGATGCGCGCCGCCGTATTACTGTGGGCTTCAATGTGAGGGGGCGCGACGTGCAGAGCATCGTGGAAGAGTTGCAGCAGAAAACCGCCGGGATCAGGCTGCCGGTGGGTTATTATATTACTTACGGAGGACAATATGAAAATCTGCAGCATGCTACGCGCCGACTGAGTATAGCCTTGCCCGTAGCCTTGTTGCTCATCTTCCTGTTATTATTTTTTGCATTCCGCAAATTAAAATACTGTGTACTCATCTTCTCTGCAATTCCTTTATCGGCCATTGGAGGCGTGCTGGCGTTATGGTTAAGAGGCATGCCTTTCAGCATTTCGGCAGGCATAGGTTTCATCGCACTTTTCGGGGTGGCGGTGTTGAATGGGATAGTATTGATCGGAGAAATGAACCAGTTGAAAAAAGAGGGTATGACAGATATTATGCAAATCATTATTCAGGCAACGCACGACAGGCTGCGGCCAGTGTTGATGACGGCCACCGTGGCCTCATTGGGCTTCCTGCCGATGGCACTGAGCAACGGCGCCGGTGCCGAGGTACAACGCCCGCTGGCCACCGTTGTCATAGGCGGACTTATCACCGCTACTATGCTGACGCTGATAGTACTCCCCTGCCTTTACTATCTGGCAGAAAGAAAATCGAAAAAACCGGGAGTTGGCGCAGCCGTTGCATTAGTGGTGCTGCTACTGGCTATTCCTTCCGTGGGCCGGAGCCAGGAAGTTAAATCCATCAGCTTAGACCAGGCCATACAAATGGCTACCGGACAAAACCGGCAGATTGCATTGGGGAAGCTACAGGAATCGTATTACGATGCCTTACGGCACTCCTCGCTGGATCCGGCGAAAACCAGTATCGTTGGCGAATTGGGCAGCATCAACAGTACTGCCTTCGACAACAAATTCACAGTAACGCAGATATTTTCCCTGCCCGTATTATACCAAAGGCAGAAGAATGTATTTGAGCAGGAATGGCTGGGTGCGAGACTGCAAACACAGTTGCAGAAAGCGGAAATCATCCGGATGGTAAAGCAGGCCTATCTCCAGCTGCAATATATTAATGGCCGCCGGGTACTATTGACGAAGATGGATAGCATCTACGCCCGTTATACCAAAGTGGCGGTGCTGCGGTACGAAAAAGGAGAAACTAATCTGCTTGAAAAAACGTCGCTCGACAACCAGGCACGCCAGATAAAAATGTTGTTACAGCTGACAGATGCCGATGAAGAAGTAGCCAGCATTCAATTGGGCACACTGTTGAATGATAAGGGCCGCTTCCGTGCTGCCGACAGTATGAACACCAACACAGCGCTATATGACACCACGTTGCTGGCCGGGCATCCGGAGCTGCAGCTGTATCAGCAACAGGAACGGATTGCTGCCGGCAACACCCGGCTGGAACGGGCTAAATTGCTGCCCGACTGGAGCCTGGGTTATTCCAATCAGTCGATCATTGGCTGGCAGATGGATAGAAACCAGGCAGATCACTACTACGGAGGCGGTTACCGTTTTTCTACCGCGCAGATAGGCATAGAAGTGCCCATTTTCACCCGGGCACAACGGGCGAAAGTAAAAGCAGCTTCGCGTATGCAGGATGTGGCAGCCATGACATCGGAAATTGCAGATATCAGGCTGCGGGCGCGACTGAAACAGAACCAGAGCGAGTACCTGAAATACCAGCAGGCCGTGAATTACTATCTCAATAGCGCATTACCTCAGGCTGATATTATGATAAGGACTGCTAACCTTACCTACAAAAACGGAGAGATCGGGTATATTGAGTGGGGAACGCTCATCAACAATGCCGTGACCTTACAGGGTCAATACCTGGATGCAGTCCGGGAGTTGAACCTGCGAAAAATTGAACTGGATTATTTATTGTCTTCCTATCAAAACTAACCGCATGAAAAAAATAATGATATATGGCCTGCTATTGATTGTTGCATGTAAAAACAAGGCAGCAACAACGGAAGTGGCAGAGAAGAAATCTGAAACAAGCGCCCAGAACAGTGTTACACTGGATAGTGTACAGAAACGAAATGCAGGTATTGTTATAGCTACTGCGCAGGAAGGCACTACCCATGTGACCATTCGCGCAACCGGCACAGTGGATGTTCCGCCTCAAAGCCTGATATCTGTAAGTTTTCCGTTGGGCGGGTACCTGAAAAGCACTTCCCTCCTGCCCGGTTCTCCCGTAGCAAAGGGGCAGGTGATTGCTGTAATGGAGGATCCTGCCTATGTACAGCTGCAACAAGACTACCTGACAGCCAAGGCCAAAATGCAGTACCTCTCCACTGATATGCAGCGCCAGAAAGAGCTCAGCGAAGCAGATGCCACCAGTAAGAAAAGCTATCAG
The genomic region above belongs to Chitinophaga sp. 180180018-3 and contains:
- a CDS encoding CusA/CzcA family heavy metal efflux RND transporter; this encodes MLNKIIHFSVRNKLIIILFMIGLISWGSYSVTQLPIDAVPDITNNQVLVITTAPSLGAPDVERFITVPIEQATRNIPGIIEQRSFSRFGLSLVTIVFNDKTDVYWARQQVSERLGPVRAQIPPGMGDPQLGPVTTGLGEIYQYMVKPKPGYEGRYDLMKLRDIQDWTVRRQLLGVEGVADVSSFGGEVKQYEVAVDPEKLRALGLTVTDVFNSLQNNNQNTGGAYIEKGPNVVFIRSEGLAKSIADINNIVVKRINNGVPLLIRDVAKVQFGHAVKYGAMLYNDQGEVAGAVVMMLKGENSAKVIAGIKDKVKEIEKTLPEGVMIEEFLDRTKMVDNAISTVERNLIEGALIVILVLVIFMGNIRAGLIVASVIPLAMLFAIIMMNLFGVSGNLMSLGALDFGLLVDGAVIIIEAVMHKLTKGAALSGATTLTQEQMDNEVETSARTMMNSAAFGQIIILIVYLPILSLQGIEGKMFRPMAETVSFAIIGAFILSLTYVPMMGALVLNKKLNHKDSIADRMMRRIQRLYDPILKRTLRVPVPVVATAFVLFAGAILVLSSLGGEFIPQLEEGDFAVDTRLLTGSSLTNTINTTQKSARVLLDKFPEVQKVVTKIGSGEIPTDPMPMEAADMMVILKPKKEWTSAKSFPELAGKMSSALEEIPGIATGFQFPVQMRFNELMTGARQDVVCKIFGDDLDTLSHFADKLGKVIQTINGATDLYTETVTGIPQLVVTYNREAIAKFGASVNDINNTLQSAYAGATAGLIFEGDRRYDLVIRMNDRQRRDAGEIGNLPVGLPGGQQVPLNMLAHIELQDGPYQIQREDARRRITVGFNVRGRDVQSIVEELQQKTAGIRLPVGYYITYGGQYENLQHATRRLSIALPVALLLIFLLLFFAFRKLKYCVLIFSAIPLSAIGGVLALWLRGMPFSISAGIGFIALFGVAVLNGIVLIGEMNQLKKEGMTDIMQIIIQATHDRLRPVLMTATVASLGFLPMALSNGAGAEVQRPLATVVIGGLITATMLTLIVLPCLYYLAERKSKKPGVGAAVALVVLLLAIPSVGRSQEVKSISLDQAIQMATGQNRQIALGKLQESYYDALRHSSLDPAKTSIVGELGSINSTAFDNKFTVTQIFSLPVLYQRQKNVFEQEWLGARLQTQLQKAEIIRMVKQAYLQLQYINGRRVLLTKMDSIYARYTKVAVLRYEKGETNLLEKTSLDNQARQIKMLLQLTDADEEVASIQLGTLLNDKGRFRAADSMNTNTALYDTTLLAGHPELQLYQQQERIAAGNTRLERAKLLPDWSLGYSNQSIIGWQMDRNQADHYYGGGYRFSTAQIGIEVPIFTRAQRAKVKAASRMQDVAAMTSEIADIRLRARLKQNQSEYLKYQQAVNYYLNSALPQADIMIRTANLTYKNGEIGYIEWGTLINNAVTLQGQYLDAVRELNLRKIELDYLLSSYQN